The following are encoded together in the Corticium candelabrum chromosome 1, ooCorCand1.1, whole genome shotgun sequence genome:
- the LOC134180144 gene encoding sideroflexin-5-like, whose amino-acid sequence MEKVPPFELGKSRYDQTTFWGRFKHFLDVVDPRTLFTSDKRLHECKQLLDDFRTGTVSPEVSDQQLWGAQKIVQAILHPDTGEKIFMPLRMSGFVPFGTPIVVGLLIPQSLAGVIFWQWINQSHNAGVNYANRNASRPTPTIKFVQGYAGAVTSAVGIAVMLNMLVNRAQSMSPARRLLIQRFIPFPAVAAASTTNLLLMRMHEISEGIEVVDSHSNVVGISNVAAKKAIFQTALTRAVLPAPVLLIPPIIMSLLDRTQLFRRYPRLNLPVHSIVVLASFGLALPLAISLFPQTGEIRRSELEPDIRDNCSEELLFYNKGL is encoded by the exons ATGGAGAAAGTTCCGCCTTTTGAATTGGGGAAATCGCGATATGATCAA ACAACATTCTGGGGACGGTTTAAACATTTTCTTGATGTCGTGGATCCAAGGACACTCTTCACATCAGAT AAAAGACTGCATGAATGCAAACAATTGTTGGATGACTTCAGAACTGGTACAGTGTCACCAGAGGTATCAGACCAACAG CTGTGGGGAGCTCAGAAAATTGTGCAG GCAATTCTGCACCCTGACACAGGAGAGAAGATCTTCATGCCACTGAGAATGTCAGGATTTGTTCCCTTTGGAACCCCAATT GTTGTAGGGCTACTTATACCTCAGAGCCTGGCGGGTGTCATATTCTGGCAG TGGATTAATCAAAGTCATAATGCTGGTGTCAACTATGCTAATCGAAATGCCAGCCGG CCAACACCAACCATAAAATTTGTCCAAGGATATGCTGGTGCCGTGACGAGTGCAGTTGGAATAGCA GTGATGCTAAACATGTTAGTGAATCGTGCTCAAAGTATGTCCCCAGCTCGACGTCTGCTTATTCAACGCTTCATTCCATTTCCTGCTGTTG ctgctgctagcACTACCAATCTGTTGCTCATGCGAATGCATGAGATATCTGAAGGTATCGAGGTCGTCGACAGTCACAGCAATGTCGTCGGCATTTCAAATGTGGCCGCCAAGAAG GCAATATTTCAGACTGCTTTGACACGAGCGGTCCTTCCAGCACCAGTATTACTGATACCTCCAATCATCATGTCTTTACTAGACAG GACACAATTGTTTCGACGATACCCTCGGCTCAACTTACCCGTTCATAGCATCGTCGTCCTTGCTTCATTTGGATTGGCTCTACCGCTTGCGATTAGCCTTTTCCCTCAAACAGGAGAG ATCAGACGGTCAGAACTGGAGCCAGACATAAGGGACAACTGCTCAGAGGAGTTGCTGTTTTACAACAAGGGACTTTGA
- the LOC134191171 gene encoding uncharacterized protein LOC134191171 has translation MTEEGKSDFRVDNTTSHTTLNFVYNYYETSEDVLSSDPFHAVVWMLLSIGIIGNILVVVWRVTANRDQRSSSVSILVIMLSVSDFLYCVHLLLLESLVADVDLDQTKHLSYISADNMCMTSACLSWFSCLTAQWATFNIAVYSFQAMSEFCSRCCCSLVRKRIVVITIICQVLINIAVISVYVIDKEDFSSDYDYLFDLSLQDYDKDTIDYLHINIINNVEHTETYNGTEFSSYSKRERIAEIFGRCALTQTNGYGYCYSSSRSFTHDNQTTIYNSSECTITSYSVNSSYSYVFSSVATLVPLITASLGTVLTLTSAFLYLFVCLKLRTRAANLAGRSDMHKLQLRSSVIVLLNTLCWIPVTVLHWVTLSDEVSVANVNWSNDSTAASVLLISISPAVNPLIYTFTGKNFLHSIRKYWRRLKCDISLRRNPNYLDDNIRGVERCSCIPCVRCVHRDEENDPDYWHTQDSSDWNSEQSRLLQSTSE, from the exons ATGACAGAAGAGGGTAAATCTGATTTTCGTGTCGACAACACCACTAGCCACACCACACTGAACTTTGTGTATAACTATTACGAAACATCTGAAGACG TTTTGTCCAGTGATCCTTTCCAtgcagttgtttggatgttaCTTTCAATAGGAATTATTGGCAACATATTGGTTGTGGTGTGGAGAGTCACAGCGAATAGAGATCAGAGATCGTCTTCTGTCTCGATCCTCGTCATCATGCTATCAGTATCAGActttttgtattgtgttcatTTGCTTCTTCTGGAGAGTTTGGTGGCTGATGTTGATCTAGACCAAACAAAGCATCTGTCATACATCTCTGCTGATAACATGTGCATGACAAGTGCATGTCTGTCTTGGTTTTCTTGTCTCACAGCTCAGTGGGCAACTTTTAATATTGCAGTTTACTCGTTCCAAGCAATGAGCGAGTTCTGTTCtcgttgttgctgttcactAGTTCGAAAGCGAATTGTAGTCATCACAATCATCTGCCAAGTTTTGATCAACATTGCAGTGATTAGTGTTTACGTGATTGACAAAGAAGACTTTAGTTCTGATTATGATTACTTGTTTGATCTATCACTACAAGATTATGACAAAGATACAATCGATTACctacatataaatataatcAATAACGTCGAACATACAGAAACCTACAACGGGACAGAATTTTCTAGTTACTCAAAACGTGAACGTATTGCCGAAATATTTGGACGTTGCGCtttgacacaaacaaatggatatgGATATTGCTATAGCTCTAGTAGGTCATTCACACACGACAACCAGACAACGATCTACAATTCCAGTGAATGCACAATTACTAGTTATTCCGTCAATAGTTCGTACTCGTACGTTTTTAGTTCTGTAGCAACACTAGTACCATTAATCACAGCTTCTCTAGGTACTGTTCTTACATTGACATCTGCTTTTctctatttatttgtgtgtctaaaGCTCCGTACAAGAGCAGCAAACTTAGCGGGAAGATCTGACATGCACAAACTTCAATTGCGTTCGAGTGTAATTGTTCTTCTGAACACTCTGTGTTGGATTCCTGTGACTGTACTACATTGGGTAACTCTTTCTGACGAAGTTAGTGTAGCAAATGTGAATTGGTCAAACGATTCGACTGCAGCAAGTGTTCTTCTCATCTCAATCAGTCCAGCAGTTAATCCTCTTATCTACACATTCACAGGAAAGAACTTTTTACATTCAATTCGCAAGTATTGGAGACGACTAAAATGCGACATATCTCTGAGACGAAATCCCAACTACCTAGACGATAACATTAGAGGAGTTGAACGTTGCAGCTGTATTCCATGTGTGAGATGTGTTCACCGAGATGAAGAGAATGATCCAGACTACTGGCATACTCAAGATTCTTCTGACTGGAATTCTGAGCAGAGCAGACTCCTGCAGTCTACTAGCGAGTAA
- the LOC134185824 gene encoding uncharacterized protein LOC134185824, protein MAPRSQTILQTKQKILTNQLRKASTAIDREQLRRQREFAKRKVNLKCQYSDLSAEKARATLKAMEEREDWSIGKASNVKLPALATTKASLWKSKSETNLLAQSTATQESCGTTLPPLKLATSMASLSNVEKSDEKQDGVVDWWDTYSCNYVRMPKWSQRPAVYRSLHDVTTQCGSGTGSQEDDANDGVKQKI, encoded by the coding sequence ATGGCTCCGCGTTCGCAAACGATACTGCAGACGAAACAGAAAATTCTCACCAATCAACTCCGAAAAGCATCGACAGCAATCGACAGAGAGCAGCTGCGCCGCCAACGAGAGTTCGCCAAGCGAAAAGTCAACCTGAAGTGTCAATATTCGGATCTTAGCGCGGAGAAGGCACGAGCCACTCTGAAAGCGATGGAAGAACGAGAAGATTGGTCAATCGGAAAGGCGTCGAATGTCAAGCTACCAGCACTGGCAACGACTAAGGCGTCGCTATGGAAGAGCAAGAGCGAGACTAACCTTCTAGCGCAGTCGACGGCTACACAAGAAAGTTGCGGTACGACCTTGCCGCCACTGAAGCTAGCGACGTCGATGGCGTCGTTGTCGAACGTCGAGAAGAGTGACGAGAAACAAGATGGCGTCGTTGACTGGTGGGACACCTACTCTTGCAACTACGTCCGTATGCCGAAATGGTCGCAGCGTCCGGCGGTCTATCGTAGTCTACACGATGTAACAACACAATGTGGCAGCGGAACGGGTAGTCAAGAAGACGACGCAAACGATGGAGTAAAACAAAAGATTTAG
- the LOC134185814 gene encoding dihydropteridine reductase-like: MASSAGRVLVYGGKGALGSAIVNHFKSNNWWVASIDLIPNEDAHSNIVITKTDSWTEQEQEVLKAVEGSLGDEKVDAVYCVAGGWAGGNAASSALVKNSDAMWKQSVWSSVIAANISSKWLKENGILALTGAKAALEGTPGMMGYGLAKAAVHQLVKSLAAGDSGIPSGAVVTAILPVTLDTPMNRKFMSNADMTKWTPLEFVADLFYKWATKAERPENGSLLQLITDERKTSVEPAS, from the exons ATGGCGTCGTCGGCTGGTCGAGTGCTTGTTTACGGAGGAAAAGGTGCTTTAGGGTCTGCCATAGTGAACCATTTTAAGTCTAACAATTGG TGGGTAGCTTCAATTGACTTAATTCCGAATGAAGACGCACACAGCAATATTGTCATAACGAAGACAGACTCTTGGACGGAGCAAGAACAAGAG GTTTTGAAGGCTGTAGAAGGGAGTCTGGGTGATGAGAAAGTGGATGCGGTGTATTGTGTAGCTGGTGGATGGGCTGGTGGAAACGCAGCATCCAGTG CTCTCGTGAAGAACTCTGACGCCATGTGGAAACAGAGTGTCTGGTCGTCTGTCATCGCCGCTAACATCTCATCCAAATGGCTAAAAGA GAATGGAATCTTGGCTTTGACTGGTGCCAAAGCTGCTCTCGAAGGGACACCTG GTATGATGGGCTATGGATTGGCAAAGGCGGCTGTACACCAGCTAGTCAAGAGTTTGGCTGCAGGTGACAGTGGTATACCAAGTGGTGCGGTCGTCACTGCAATTCTTCC TGTAACACTCGACACACCCATGAACAGAAAATTCATGTCAAATGCCGACATGACCAAGTGGACTCCATTAGAATTTGTAGCAGA TCTCTTCTATAAGTGGGCTACGAAAGCAGAGCGACCAGAGAACGGAAGCCTGCTGCAACTCATCACAGATGAAAGGAAGACAAGCGTCGAGCCGGCAAGTTGA
- the LOC134179174 gene encoding uncharacterized protein LOC134179174, whose amino-acid sequence MWRDGRERVTLTIPTTNGDEDESHNYEDEADFYTARRLSTNSFRWLWTANARENLRLKTAETSLIKEKNRVQNAIERQQRSLRSRSFVLRSLVQAREEEASKQRKVGVSALTQSRPHCPTPGAAFSRNRRCELPQITVSGRFQSLQSRCESLFSVRQHVTGTRAERSQQSGKRWNSKLLSVDALARQQDKNRKTEYLQLPLPRSKENSNIL is encoded by the coding sequence ATGTGGCGAGATGGGAGGGAACGTGTTACGTTGACGATACCGACGACGAACGGCGACGAAGACGAAAGTCACAACTACGAGGACGAAGCCGACTTCTACACAGCGCGAAGACTGAGCACAAACTCCTTCCGCTGGCTGTGGACGGCCAACGCAAGAGAGAACCTCCGTCTCAAGACAGCTGAAACGTCGCTCATCAAAGAGAAAAACCGAGTTCAGAACGCCATCGAGAGACAGCAGCGAAGTCTCCGCTCTCGTTCTTTCGTTTTGAGGTCGCTCGTTCAGGCGCGTGAAGAGGAGGCGAGCAAGCAGAGGAAGGTGGGTGTTTCGGCACTCACTCAGTCCCGGCCTCATTGTCCGACGCCGGGAGCGGCATTCAGTCGCAATCGGAGATGCGAATTGCCGCAGATCACAGTCAGCGGCAGGTTTCAGTCACTACAGTCTCGGTGCGAGAGCCTTTTCAGTGTCCGACAACACGTGACCGGCACGAGAGCGGAGCGATCACAGCAGAGTGGAAAACGTTGGAATTCCAAGCTGCTGTCGGTCGACGCTCTTGCACGGCAGCAGGACAAAAATCGGAAGACAGAATACCTACAACTTCCTCTACCGCGTTCTAAGGAAAACTCGAATATTCTGTAG